The genomic segment ATCGATGCGGATATCTTTTTCGTGTACTTCCACTTCCACGTCTTCTGCTTCTGGCAGAACCAGTACAGTCGCAGTAGAAGTATGGATGCGTCCGCCGGATTCGGTAGCCGGGATGCGTTGCACACGATGCGCGCCGCTTTCGAATTTCATTTTGCTGTAGGCACCACGACCGGACAGCGAGAAGACAATTTCCTTGTATCCGCCGATATCGGTTGGGCTTGCCTCCAACACTTCAATTTTAAAAGCGTTGCGCTCTGCAAAACGCGTGTACATACGGAAAAGCACAGCGGCAAACAGTGCAGCTTCATCGCCACCCGCAGCACCGCGGATTTCCACAATCACGTTTTTCTCATCGTTCGGGTCTTTTGGAAGCAACAGGATCTTCAAGCGATCTTCCAGTTGTTCCTTGCGTGCTGACAATTCATTGAGCTCGAGCTTGACCATTTCACGCATCTCGTCATCCAGCTTCTCTTCCAGCATCGCTTTCGCGTCGTCGATTTGACTCACCACTGATTTATATTCACGGTATGTCGTTACCGTCTCTTCCAACGAAGATTGTTCCTTGGACAGTTCACGCAAGCGTTTTGTATCACTAATGACGTCGGGGTCACATAGGAGGTTGGTTACTTCTTCAAAACGCTCTTCGACTGCAGATAAGCGTGTAAACATTTTTATTTCACCCCATCGCAAAGAATAATAGCCTTTTGGCGCAGGCGAAGCCTTGGTAGCATGTATGTTAGATATGAATTGCGATAAAATGCTATCTACCATAAAAACGGTTATAACAGATAAATTATAGGAGGAATGGCGCAA from the Brevibacillus brevis genome contains:
- the prfA gene encoding peptide chain release factor 1, encoding MFTRLSAVEERFEEVTNLLCDPDVISDTKRLRELSKEQSSLEETVTTYREYKSVVSQIDDAKAMLEEKLDDEMREMVKLELNELSARKEQLEDRLKILLLPKDPNDEKNVIVEIRGAAGGDEAALFAAVLFRMYTRFAERNAFKIEVLEASPTDIGGYKEIVFSLSGRGAYSKMKFESGAHRVQRIPATESGGRIHTSTATVLVLPEAEDVEVEVHEKDIRIDTFCSSGAGGQSVNTTKSAVRVTHIPTGIMVSCQDEKSQHSNKDKALRVLRARLYDFYMQQQNAEADATRKSLVGTGDRSERIRTYNYPQSRVTDHRIGLTLHRLESVLEGELDEVIDNLILHEQTELLKSHAHSA